Proteins encoded together in one Stigmatella aurantiaca window:
- a CDS encoding serine/threonine-protein kinase: MDSISSRPGGARLPGPEVSALPSAARIAQRFTLRSLVGQGGMGEVYRAEDVTTGQQVALKLLRAESPEALQRFAREASMLAGLEHPGIVTYVAHGQAEDGRPFLAMQWLEGEDLAQRLVRQPLSLQETLALLHRVAQALAVAHGRGIIHRDLKPSNLFLRQGQPGDAVLLDFGLARSLAPSVSLTASQTILGTPGYMAPEQVSHRAGLTPSADIFSLGCVLYECLTGSRPFAAPHLVAVLAKILFTEPEPLRSLRPELPEALEELLRRTLAKDPAHRLPDASRLVAALEALPLPGAAGPSAPSVAESPLPGLVQAEQQLVSVLLATSRTPPPPAGEHGHPWHTLHGQLRTWLSPHGGQVEPMADGSLALTLVALHGSATDSAVLAARCALLIQEHVPGTAVVLTTGQGRREGRGTVGEAMDRAGQLLQRLEQLPAGGPAPVVMDDVTEGLLGTRFPCTRSPSGLFLLQGAPLGVDDSRPLLGKPTPCVGREQELAQLELLFHTCVRESSAQAVLVKGPAGMGKSRLRHEFMRRLEREQRPVQVLLGRGDPMRAGSAQGLLGQALCQLCGLTGLEPLELRRERLQHRLARHLPPEAALETTAFLGELCGTPFPDEAVPRLQAVRGNPQQMSAQVSRALGAFLRAECAHHPVLLVLEDLHWGDTLTARLVDEALRDLKDQPFMVLALARPGVEQALPELGAPRMRELPLHGLNARAAARLAREVLGTKAPGALVDRLVEQASGNPLYLEELIRGEAEGQGTDVPRTVLAMLQARLGRLEPQARQVLLAASFLGRLFWTGGVRALLGEESAGTSLERWLQQLVELELVEAHPTSRFPGEREYRFRHALVRDAAYELVPSGDKPTGHRRAGLWLEQAGENDPQVLAGHFRSGQWPARAIHFYSLAAEHLFDRHDMQGMQRCMEAAWALEPDGEAGLRLRALQATAAFWMDDFITMTEAGKAVLPHLQQGSAAWSKLISGLSLGCAQLGQREYLLGLHRLLLETAPEPEARSDYFLAVCFMGSMVAYFGDRQEAQACFDHLEAQGRDILARDSVVRGWRNIVYCFRDLYLLGEPQKALAWSEQAESSLQDAGAERDEVAAFTWSAHALLKLGNPESAQERARRGMALALRVGQPFPITHARHTLALVLSASPEPAHLREARELVREWVEPPSLNRVHLGSAYLVLARVAAGEGQKDEALEQARKACDVLEPFRPFRALARWSLAALLWRQGHVAEARLEAENARRHAAVMGGEGVAGVGPLQLLADACFAQGDTAAGEQALHQALAYLRSRLQGISDAAGRERFLSQVPENARVLELVRQRWGDAALP; encoded by the coding sequence ATGGACAGCATCTCCAGCCGGCCTGGCGGGGCCCGGCTTCCAGGGCCCGAAGTCTCCGCCCTGCCCTCTGCCGCCCGCATCGCCCAGCGCTTCACGCTCCGGTCCCTGGTGGGACAAGGTGGCATGGGCGAAGTCTACCGCGCCGAGGACGTCACGACCGGGCAACAGGTGGCGCTCAAACTCCTGCGCGCCGAGAGCCCAGAGGCCTTGCAACGCTTTGCCCGCGAGGCCTCCATGCTGGCCGGCCTCGAGCACCCCGGCATCGTCACGTACGTGGCCCACGGCCAGGCCGAGGACGGCCGCCCCTTCCTGGCCATGCAGTGGCTGGAGGGCGAGGACCTGGCCCAGCGGCTCGTGCGCCAGCCTTTGAGCCTCCAGGAGACGCTGGCGCTGCTGCACCGCGTGGCCCAGGCGCTCGCCGTGGCGCACGGGCGCGGCATCATCCACCGGGACCTCAAGCCCTCGAACCTCTTCCTTCGCCAGGGCCAGCCCGGAGACGCCGTGCTGCTGGACTTCGGTCTGGCGCGCTCCCTGGCACCCTCGGTGTCGCTCACCGCCAGCCAGACCATCCTCGGGACTCCGGGCTACATGGCCCCCGAGCAGGTCTCGCACCGCGCCGGGCTGACGCCCAGCGCCGACATCTTCTCCCTGGGCTGCGTGCTCTACGAGTGTCTGACGGGCAGCCGTCCCTTCGCCGCGCCCCACCTCGTCGCCGTCCTGGCCAAGATTCTCTTCACCGAGCCGGAGCCGCTGCGCTCGCTGCGGCCCGAGCTGCCCGAGGCCCTGGAGGAGCTGCTCCGCCGGACGCTGGCGAAGGACCCCGCGCACCGGCTCCCGGATGCCTCCCGCCTGGTGGCGGCCCTGGAGGCCCTGCCCCTGCCCGGCGCGGCGGGCCCCTCCGCGCCCTCCGTCGCGGAGAGCCCGCTGCCGGGACTGGTTCAGGCCGAGCAGCAGCTCGTCAGCGTGCTGTTGGCCACCTCCCGCACGCCCCCCCCACCCGCCGGGGAGCACGGCCATCCCTGGCACACGCTGCACGGCCAGCTGCGCACCTGGTTGTCTCCCCATGGCGGCCAGGTGGAGCCCATGGCCGATGGCTCCCTGGCCCTCACCCTGGTGGCCCTGCATGGGTCCGCCACGGACTCAGCGGTCCTCGCGGCCCGCTGCGCGCTGCTCATCCAGGAGCACGTTCCCGGCACCGCCGTGGTGCTCACCACGGGCCAGGGCCGGCGGGAGGGCCGAGGGACGGTGGGCGAGGCCATGGACCGGGCCGGCCAGCTGCTGCAGCGCCTCGAGCAGCTGCCCGCGGGAGGCCCCGCGCCCGTGGTGATGGACGACGTCACCGAGGGGCTGCTGGGAACCCGCTTCCCCTGCACCCGCTCCCCCTCGGGGCTGTTCCTGCTGCAGGGGGCCCCGCTGGGCGTGGATGACTCCCGCCCCCTGCTGGGCAAGCCCACGCCCTGCGTGGGCCGGGAGCAGGAGCTGGCCCAGCTGGAGCTGCTCTTCCACACCTGCGTGCGCGAGTCCTCCGCGCAGGCGGTGCTGGTGAAGGGCCCTGCGGGCATGGGCAAGTCCCGCCTCCGCCACGAGTTCATGCGCCGGCTGGAGCGCGAACAGCGGCCGGTGCAGGTGCTGCTGGGCCGGGGAGACCCCATGCGCGCCGGCTCGGCCCAGGGGCTGCTGGGCCAGGCCCTGTGCCAGCTGTGCGGACTGACGGGCCTCGAGCCGCTGGAGCTCCGCCGGGAGCGGCTCCAGCACCGGCTCGCGCGGCACCTGCCCCCCGAGGCGGCCCTGGAGACCACCGCGTTTCTCGGCGAGCTGTGCGGCACCCCCTTCCCGGACGAAGCGGTCCCCCGGCTCCAGGCCGTGCGCGGCAACCCCCAGCAGATGAGCGCCCAGGTGAGCCGGGCGCTGGGGGCCTTCCTGCGGGCCGAGTGCGCCCACCACCCCGTGTTGCTCGTCCTGGAGGATCTGCACTGGGGGGATACGCTCACCGCGCGGCTGGTGGACGAGGCCCTGCGGGACTTGAAGGATCAGCCCTTCATGGTCCTGGCGCTGGCCCGGCCCGGGGTGGAGCAGGCGCTGCCGGAGCTGGGGGCGCCCCGCATGCGGGAGCTGCCCCTGCACGGGCTGAACGCCCGGGCGGCGGCGCGGCTGGCCCGGGAAGTCCTGGGGACGAAGGCACCCGGGGCGCTTGTGGACCGGCTGGTGGAACAGGCCTCCGGCAACCCCTTGTACCTGGAGGAGCTGATCCGCGGGGAGGCCGAGGGCCAGGGCACGGATGTTCCCCGGACGGTGCTGGCCATGCTCCAGGCGCGGCTGGGGCGGCTGGAGCCCCAGGCCCGGCAGGTGCTGCTGGCGGCCAGCTTCCTGGGCCGCCTCTTCTGGACGGGGGGCGTGCGGGCCCTGCTGGGCGAGGAGTCCGCCGGAACCTCCCTGGAGCGCTGGCTCCAGCAGCTCGTGGAGCTGGAGCTGGTGGAGGCCCATCCCACGAGCCGCTTCCCGGGGGAGCGCGAATACCGCTTCCGCCATGCCCTCGTGCGGGACGCGGCCTACGAGCTGGTGCCCAGCGGGGACAAGCCCACGGGCCACCGGCGGGCGGGGCTGTGGCTGGAGCAGGCCGGCGAGAATGATCCCCAGGTCCTCGCCGGGCACTTCCGGTCCGGTCAGTGGCCCGCGCGCGCCATCCACTTCTACAGCCTGGCCGCCGAGCACCTCTTCGACCGGCACGACATGCAAGGCATGCAGCGGTGCATGGAGGCGGCCTGGGCGCTGGAGCCCGACGGAGAAGCGGGGCTCCGGCTGCGCGCGCTGCAGGCCACCGCGGCCTTCTGGATGGATGACTTCATCACCATGACCGAGGCGGGCAAGGCCGTGCTGCCCCATCTCCAGCAGGGCAGCGCCGCCTGGAGCAAGCTCATCAGCGGCCTGAGCCTGGGCTGCGCCCAGCTCGGGCAGCGGGAGTACCTGCTCGGCCTCCACCGCCTGCTGCTGGAGACGGCCCCGGAGCCCGAGGCCCGGAGCGACTACTTCCTGGCGGTCTGCTTCATGGGCAGCATGGTCGCCTATTTCGGGGACCGCCAGGAGGCCCAGGCCTGCTTCGACCACCTGGAGGCGCAAGGGCGGGACATCCTCGCCCGGGACAGCGTCGTGCGGGGCTGGAGGAACATCGTGTACTGCTTCCGGGATCTCTACCTCCTGGGAGAGCCGCAGAAGGCCCTGGCCTGGTCCGAGCAGGCCGAGTCCTCCTTGCAGGACGCCGGCGCGGAGCGGGACGAGGTGGCGGCCTTCACCTGGTCGGCGCATGCACTGCTGAAACTCGGCAACCCGGAAAGCGCGCAGGAGCGCGCCCGCCGGGGCATGGCCCTGGCGCTGCGCGTGGGCCAGCCCTTCCCCATCACCCATGCCCGGCACACCCTGGCGCTCGTGCTGTCGGCCAGTCCCGAGCCCGCCCACCTGCGGGAAGCACGGGAGCTGGTGCGCGAGTGGGTGGAGCCCCCCTCGCTCAACCGGGTCCACCTCGGCTCGGCGTACCTGGTGCTGGCGCGCGTGGCCGCCGGGGAGGGACAGAAGGACGAGGCCCTGGAGCAGGCGCGCAAGGCTTGTGACGTGCTGGAGCCCTTCCGGCCCTTCCGGGCCCTGGCACGCTGGAGCCTGGCGGCCCTCTTGTGGCGCCAGGGGCACGTGGCGGAGGCCCGGCTCGAGGCGGAAAACGCGCGGCGCCACGCCGCCGTCATGGGGGGCGAGGGCGTGGCCGGTGTGGGGCCACTCCAGCTCCTCGCCGACGCGTGCTTCGCCCAGGGCGACACCGCCGCCGGAGAACAGGCCCTGCACCAGGCCCTGGCCTACCTGCGCTCCCGTCTCCAGGGCATCTCCGATGCGGCCGGCCGCGAGCGCTTCCTGAGCCAGGTGCCGGAGAATGCCCGCGTCCTGGAGCTCGTCCGCCAGCGCTGGGGGGATGCCGCCCTGCCGTGA